In one window of Microbacterium sp. PM5 DNA:
- a CDS encoding SprT-like domain-containing protein, with product MTDLDVVRREAEALIRTHLDASWTFAFDNAKRRAGACDYTRQRITVSRYLAARYDDETNRQTLLHEVAHALAGPRAGHGSAWKRTARLLGYTGGTTHHGETATELAPWVGICPRGHIAYRHRRATRPTSCARCSASFDDRYLFVWTRREISPATRRAAMTPRESVGASL from the coding sequence ATGACCGATCTGGACGTCGTCCGGCGCGAGGCCGAGGCTCTCATCCGCACGCATCTCGACGCGTCGTGGACGTTCGCGTTCGACAACGCGAAGCGGCGCGCGGGGGCCTGCGACTACACGCGCCAGCGCATCACCGTCTCGCGGTATCTCGCCGCCCGCTACGACGACGAGACCAACCGGCAGACGCTGTTGCACGAGGTCGCGCACGCGCTCGCCGGTCCGCGAGCCGGGCACGGCAGCGCGTGGAAGCGCACGGCGCGCCTGCTGGGCTACACCGGCGGCACAACCCACCACGGCGAGACGGCCACCGAGCTGGCGCCCTGGGTCGGCATCTGCCCCCGCGGCCACATCGCCTATCGCCATCGCCGCGCCACCCGACCGACCTCGTGCGCGCGCTGCTCGGCATCCTTCGACGACCGCTACCTCTTCGTCTGGACGAGACGCGAGATCTCGCCGGCCACACGTCGGGCGGCGATGACGCCGCGGGAGAGCGTGGGCGCGTCGCTCTGA
- a CDS encoding fused MFS/spermidine synthase — MARAHVEDDEPQARLSDGTIARVVPSRYAGGFELDVDGTPQSHVDLDDPAHLHFEYVARMGAVIDRLRMPGQPLTAIHLGAGALTLPRYVEHTRPGSRQQVIELEQPLVDLVRAQLPLPRGAQVRVRIGDAREVAGRLPAGLQGAADLVVSDVFAGAQTPAHLTTVEYFRILAGLLAPDGVLLVNVADGAGLAFARREVATVREVLPEVIVLAEVQTLKGRRFGNLVIAASPSPLPVAWLPRLMAAGPHPAKVAQGAELDEFVRGARVATDADATASPKPAASVFER, encoded by the coding sequence ATGGCTCGCGCGCACGTGGAGGACGACGAACCGCAGGCGCGCCTGTCGGACGGCACGATCGCACGGGTCGTGCCGAGCCGCTACGCGGGCGGCTTCGAACTGGATGTCGACGGCACACCCCAGTCGCACGTCGATCTCGACGACCCGGCGCACCTGCACTTCGAGTACGTGGCCCGGATGGGCGCGGTCATCGACCGGCTCCGGATGCCGGGGCAGCCGCTCACCGCGATCCACCTCGGCGCGGGAGCGCTCACCCTTCCCCGGTACGTCGAGCACACGCGCCCCGGCTCGCGACAGCAGGTGATCGAGCTCGAACAGCCGCTCGTGGACCTCGTGCGCGCCCAGCTGCCGCTGCCGCGCGGCGCACAGGTGCGCGTGCGCATCGGCGACGCCCGCGAGGTCGCCGGTCGCCTTCCCGCGGGGCTGCAGGGCGCCGCCGACCTCGTGGTCTCCGACGTGTTCGCCGGGGCACAGACCCCCGCCCACCTCACCACCGTCGAGTACTTCCGCATCCTCGCCGGGCTCCTCGCTCCCGACGGCGTGCTCCTCGTCAACGTCGCCGACGGGGCGGGACTCGCCTTCGCCCGCCGCGAGGTGGCCACGGTCCGGGAGGTGCTGCCCGAGGTCATCGTGCTCGCGGAGGTGCAGACCCTGAAGGGGCGCCGCTTCGGCAACCTCGTCATCGCGGCATCCCCCTCTCCCCTGCCGGTCGCGTGGCTGCCGCGACTCATGGCCGCGGGCCCGCACCCGGCGAAGGTCGCACAGGGCGCAGAGCTCGACGAGTTCGTGCGCGGCGCTCGCGTGGCGACGGATGCCGACGCGACGGCCTCGCCGAAGCCCGCGGCATCCGTGTTCGAACGCTGA
- a CDS encoding 5-oxoprolinase subunit PxpA — protein MAVIDLNADLGETVGGLPTADDDAMFALISSASIACGGHAGDMASMHAAVERAARTGVAIGAHPSYPDRAGFGRTPLAMSAADLRRSLDDQLGTLAAVGADIRYVKPHGALYHAVRSDAAHARAVVDAVAALAAGLGRAVPILGLDGAIADDASRAGVPFVREAFLDRGYLPDGGLVPRSDPGALLHDPDEVAARALRLARDGVVEAVDGSLVATGAASLCVHGDSPGAVAMARAVRAALDAAGVDVAAPW, from the coding sequence GTGGCGGTCATCGATCTCAACGCCGATCTCGGCGAGACGGTCGGCGGGCTGCCCACGGCGGACGACGACGCCATGTTCGCGCTGATCTCGAGCGCGTCGATCGCGTGCGGGGGCCACGCCGGCGACATGGCCTCGATGCACGCCGCGGTCGAGCGCGCCGCCCGCACCGGCGTCGCGATCGGAGCGCACCCTTCCTACCCCGATCGCGCCGGCTTCGGACGGACGCCCCTCGCGATGAGCGCAGCCGATCTCCGCCGGAGCCTGGACGACCAGCTCGGCACCCTCGCCGCCGTCGGCGCCGACATCCGCTACGTCAAGCCCCACGGGGCGCTCTATCACGCCGTCCGCTCCGACGCCGCGCACGCCCGCGCGGTGGTGGATGCCGTGGCGGCGCTGGCCGCGGGGCTCGGCCGTGCCGTTCCGATCCTGGGTCTGGACGGCGCCATCGCCGACGATGCCTCGCGGGCCGGTGTCCCGTTCGTGCGCGAGGCGTTCCTCGATCGCGGCTACCTGCCCGACGGTGGGCTCGTGCCGCGGAGCGACCCCGGGGCGCTCCTGCACGACCCCGACGAGGTGGCTGCACGCGCGCTGCGACTGGCGCGCGACGGGGTCGTCGAAGCCGTCGACGGCAGCCTCGTCGCCACCGGTGCGGCATCACTCTGCGTCCACGGCGACTCACCGGGCGCCGTCGCCATGGCCCGTGCCGTGCGCGCGGCGCTGGATGCCGCGGGTGTCGACGTCGCCGCGCCATGGTGA
- a CDS encoding 5-oxoprolinase/urea amidolyase family protein codes for MVTHGDAVIGGGIRVRPFGERALLAEVDDLEAVLALHARLVATRRPGIVDLVPAAQTVLVVIDPTVMPLASARTWVLSARTAVAQGALPPARTVEVPVVYDGEDLHALAAELGIGVAQLTARHAAADWTVAFTGFAPGFGYLVSADWPFDVPRRARPRPRVPAGAVALAGRFSGAYPRSTPGGWQLIGTTPAVLFDPDAASPALLRPGDHVRFVPTAPSAAGRPVGVDIPAAAPRAVSPSSRARDGIVVRAPGPAATVQDQGRRGVLADGVALSGAADRAALRVANRLVGTAATAAGVEITMGGFRAVRDAAASAEDLWFALAGAWGTMRLDGRPLDPYVAHPWPVGAELEIDTFTHGVRAYLAVRGGVAVRSLLGSRATDTLAGLGPAPLAAGDVLGVGGDVAGPVPAVDLRPWSPPAAELDIALAPGPRADRFATVEPLFAEVWTVSTQADRVGIRLEGPTLERADVSELASEGMLPGAIQVPPDGHPVILGPDGPVTGGYPVVAVVTDADRDLLGQARPGTRLRFRHAGAASSGPS; via the coding sequence ATGGTGACGCACGGCGACGCGGTGATCGGCGGCGGCATCCGGGTGCGGCCCTTCGGCGAGCGCGCGCTGCTCGCGGAGGTGGACGACCTCGAGGCGGTTCTCGCGCTGCACGCCCGACTCGTGGCGACGCGGCGGCCCGGGATCGTCGATCTCGTGCCGGCGGCGCAGACGGTGCTCGTCGTCATCGACCCGACGGTGATGCCGCTCGCGTCGGCGCGGACGTGGGTGCTCTCGGCCCGCACGGCCGTCGCGCAGGGCGCACTCCCGCCGGCTCGCACCGTCGAGGTCCCCGTCGTCTACGACGGCGAGGACCTCCATGCGCTCGCCGCCGAGCTCGGCATCGGCGTCGCGCAGCTGACCGCGCGCCACGCGGCGGCCGACTGGACGGTCGCCTTCACGGGGTTCGCGCCCGGTTTCGGCTACCTCGTGAGCGCCGACTGGCCTTTCGACGTGCCGCGGAGGGCGCGTCCGCGGCCACGGGTGCCGGCCGGCGCCGTCGCGCTCGCGGGACGTTTCTCGGGGGCGTATCCGCGCTCGACGCCCGGCGGTTGGCAGCTGATCGGCACGACACCCGCGGTGCTGTTCGACCCCGATGCCGCATCCCCCGCGCTCCTTCGGCCCGGCGACCATGTGCGCTTCGTTCCGACGGCGCCGTCGGCGGCGGGGCGCCCGGTCGGCGTTGACATCCCGGCCGCCGCCCCTCGCGCCGTGTCGCCGTCGTCGCGCGCCCGCGACGGCATCGTGGTGCGCGCGCCGGGGCCAGCGGCGACGGTACAGGACCAGGGGCGGCGCGGCGTGCTCGCCGACGGCGTCGCGCTGTCCGGGGCGGCCGACCGGGCGGCGCTGCGGGTCGCCAACCGGCTCGTCGGCACCGCGGCCACCGCGGCCGGCGTCGAGATCACGATGGGCGGGTTCCGTGCGGTGCGGGATGCCGCGGCATCCGCGGAGGACCTCTGGTTCGCCCTCGCGGGTGCGTGGGGCACGATGCGTCTCGACGGCCGGCCGCTCGACCCCTACGTCGCCCACCCCTGGCCTGTGGGCGCGGAGCTGGAGATCGACACCTTCACGCACGGTGTGCGCGCCTACCTCGCGGTCCGCGGCGGCGTGGCCGTGCGCTCACTTCTCGGCTCGAGGGCGACGGACACCCTCGCGGGGCTCGGCCCGGCGCCGCTCGCGGCGGGCGATGTGCTCGGCGTGGGAGGCGACGTCGCCGGGCCGGTTCCCGCCGTCGATCTGCGGCCCTGGAGTCCGCCCGCCGCCGAACTCGACATCGCGCTGGCGCCGGGCCCGCGCGCCGACCGGTTCGCCACGGTGGAGCCGTTGTTCGCGGAGGTCTGGACGGTGTCCACACAGGCCGATCGGGTGGGCATCCGCCTGGAGGGGCCGACGCTGGAGCGCGCCGATGTCTCGGAGCTGGCGAGCGAGGGCATGCTGCCCGGTGCGATCCAGGTGCCGCCGGACGGACATCCCGTCATCCTCGGCCCGGACGGCCCGGTCACCGGCGGCTACCCGGTCGTCGCCGTGGTCACGGATGCCGATCGCGATCTCCTCGGTCAGGCGCGGCCGGGCACGCGCCTGCGCTTTCGCCACGCCGGCGCGGCGTCGTCCGGTCCCTCCTGA
- a CDS encoding DNA-directed RNA polymerase subunit beta: MAAARNATNSTTTPKNGRGASRLSFAKISDTLTVPDLLALQTESFDWLVGNDAWKARVAEAKAAGRTDVPETSGLEEIFEEISPIEDLGETMQLSFTNPYLEPEKYSIEECKERGKTYAAPLYVEAEFMNHLTGEIKTQTVFMGDFPLQTGKGTFIINGTERVVVSQLVRSPGVYFDKTPDKTSDKDIVSARVIPSRGAWLEFEIDKRDQVGVRIDRKRKQSVTVFLKALGLSSEDILAEFAGYESIADTLSKDTILTKEDALRDIYRKLRPGEQVAAEAARALLDNFYFNPKRYDLAKVGRYKINQKLGLDKPLSDSVLTVDDIVATIKYLVALHNGDATIPGVRAGQPAEIRLDVDDIDNFGNRRIRAVGELIQNQVRTGLSRMERVVRERMTTQDIEAITPQTLINVRPVVAAIKEFFGTSQLSQFMDQNNPLAGLTHKRRLSALGPGGLSRERAGVEVRDVHPSHYGRMCPIETPEGPNIGLIGSLASFARINAFGFIETPYRRVVDGKVTDEIDYLTASEENDYIVAQAGVELTADGKFANERVLARRGQGGEVDLFHADEIGYMDVSPRQMVSVGTSLIPFLEHDDANRALMGANMQRQAVPLLRSDSPFVGTGMEGYAAIDAGDVITADKAGVVMEVSADVVTVQLDEGGTKDYFLRKFDRSNQGNSYNQRVIVSAGDRVEVGEVIADGPATENGELAIGKNLLVAFMTWEGHNFEDAIILSQDLVKNDTLSSIHIEEYEVDARDTKLGKEEITRDLPNVSPDLLKDLDERGIVRIGAEVRPGDILVGKVTPKGETELSAEERLLRAIFNEKSREVRDTSLKVPHGEQGTIIAVKEFNAEDGDDELGSGVNRRVVVYIAQKRKITEGDKLAGRHGNKGVIAKILPVEDMPFLADGTPVDVVLNPLGIPGRMNFGQVLETHLGWIAKQGWKVEGTPEWAVHLPEEAREAAPGTKVATPVFDGAHEAEIAGLLDSTLPNRDGERLIDSSGKTTLFDGRSGEPFPAPISVGYMYILKLHHLVDDKIHARSTGPYSMITQQPLGGKAQFGGQRFGEMEVWALEAYGAAYALQELLTIKSDDIVGRVKVYEAIVKGENIQEPGIPESFKVLMKEMQSLCLNVEVLSADGTPVNLRDTDDEAFRAAEELGINISSRFESSSIDEI; this comes from the coding sequence TTGGCTGCTGCGCGCAACGCAACCAATTCCACCACCACCCCCAAGAACGGCCGCGGCGCTTCGCGCCTGTCGTTCGCCAAGATCTCCGACACGCTGACGGTCCCCGACCTTCTCGCGCTGCAGACGGAGTCCTTCGACTGGCTCGTCGGCAACGACGCCTGGAAGGCCCGTGTCGCAGAGGCGAAGGCCGCCGGTCGCACCGATGTGCCCGAGACCAGCGGCCTCGAGGAGATCTTCGAGGAGATCTCGCCCATCGAGGACCTCGGCGAGACGATGCAGCTGAGCTTCACGAACCCCTACCTCGAGCCGGAGAAGTACTCGATCGAGGAGTGCAAGGAGCGCGGCAAGACCTACGCCGCCCCGCTGTACGTCGAGGCCGAGTTCATGAACCACCTCACGGGTGAGATCAAGACGCAGACGGTCTTCATGGGCGACTTCCCCCTGCAGACCGGCAAGGGCACGTTCATCATCAACGGCACCGAGCGCGTCGTCGTCTCGCAGCTGGTGCGTAGCCCCGGTGTCTACTTCGACAAGACGCCCGACAAGACCAGCGACAAGGACATCGTCTCGGCCCGTGTCATCCCCAGCCGCGGCGCCTGGCTCGAGTTCGAGATCGACAAGCGCGACCAGGTCGGCGTGCGCATCGACCGCAAGCGCAAGCAGTCCGTCACCGTGTTCCTGAAGGCGCTCGGTCTGTCCAGTGAGGACATCCTCGCCGAGTTCGCCGGCTACGAGTCGATCGCCGACACGCTGAGCAAGGACACGATCCTCACCAAGGAGGACGCGCTCCGCGACATCTACCGCAAGCTCCGTCCGGGCGAGCAGGTCGCCGCCGAGGCCGCCCGCGCGCTGCTGGACAACTTCTACTTCAACCCGAAGCGCTACGACCTCGCGAAGGTCGGCCGGTACAAGATCAACCAGAAGCTCGGCCTCGACAAGCCGCTGAGCGACTCGGTGCTCACCGTCGACGACATCGTCGCCACGATCAAGTACCTGGTCGCCTTGCACAACGGCGACGCGACCATCCCGGGCGTGCGAGCAGGCCAGCCCGCCGAGATCCGCCTGGACGTCGACGACATCGACAACTTCGGCAACCGTCGCATCCGCGCCGTCGGCGAGCTCATCCAGAACCAGGTCCGCACCGGTCTGTCGCGCATGGAGCGCGTCGTCCGCGAGCGCATGACCACGCAGGACATCGAGGCGATCACGCCGCAGACCCTGATCAACGTCCGTCCCGTCGTGGCGGCGATCAAGGAGTTCTTCGGCACGTCGCAGCTGTCGCAGTTCATGGACCAGAACAACCCGCTCGCGGGTCTGACCCACAAGCGCCGCCTGTCGGCCCTGGGCCCCGGCGGTCTGTCGCGTGAGCGCGCGGGCGTCGAGGTCCGCGACGTCCACCCGTCGCACTACGGCCGCATGTGCCCGATCGAGACGCCGGAAGGCCCGAACATCGGTCTGATCGGCTCGCTCGCCTCCTTCGCCCGCATCAACGCGTTCGGCTTCATCGAGACGCCGTACCGCCGTGTGGTCGACGGCAAGGTCACCGACGAGATCGACTACCTCACGGCATCCGAGGAGAACGACTACATCGTCGCTCAGGCCGGTGTCGAGCTGACCGCCGACGGCAAGTTCGCCAACGAGCGCGTGCTCGCCCGCCGCGGTCAGGGTGGCGAGGTCGACCTCTTCCACGCCGACGAGATCGGCTACATGGACGTCTCGCCGCGCCAGATGGTGTCGGTCGGCACCTCTCTCATCCCGTTCCTCGAGCACGACGACGCCAACCGCGCCCTCATGGGTGCGAACATGCAGCGTCAGGCCGTGCCGCTGCTGCGCAGCGACTCGCCGTTCGTCGGAACCGGCATGGAGGGCTACGCCGCCATCGACGCCGGTGACGTCATCACCGCCGACAAGGCCGGTGTCGTCATGGAGGTCTCCGCCGACGTCGTCACCGTGCAGCTGGACGAAGGCGGCACGAAGGACTACTTCCTGCGCAAGTTCGACCGCTCCAACCAGGGCAACTCCTACAACCAGCGCGTCATCGTCTCGGCGGGCGACCGGGTCGAGGTCGGCGAGGTCATCGCCGACGGCCCCGCCACCGAGAACGGCGAGCTGGCGATCGGAAAGAACCTGCTCGTCGCGTTCATGACGTGGGAGGGCCACAACTTCGAGGACGCCATCATCCTCAGCCAGGACCTCGTCAAGAACGACACCCTCTCCTCGATCCACATCGAGGAGTACGAGGTGGATGCCCGCGACACGAAGCTCGGCAAGGAGGAGATCACCCGCGACCTCCCCAACGTCAGCCCCGACCTGCTGAAGGACCTCGATGAGCGCGGCATCGTCCGCATCGGCGCCGAGGTGCGCCCCGGCGACATCCTCGTCGGCAAGGTCACACCCAAGGGTGAGACCGAGCTGAGCGCCGAGGAGCGCCTGCTGCGCGCGATCTTCAACGAGAAGAGCCGCGAAGTCCGTGACACCTCGCTGAAGGTGCCCCACGGCGAGCAGGGCACGATCATCGCCGTCAAGGAGTTCAACGCCGAGGACGGCGACGACGAGCTCGGCTCGGGCGTCAACCGCCGCGTCGTGGTCTACATCGCCCAGAAGCGCAAGATCACCGAGGGTGACAAGCTCGCCGGCCGCCACGGCAACAAGGGCGTCATCGCGAAGATCCTCCCCGTCGAGGACATGCCGTTCCTCGCGGACGGCACGCCGGTCGACGTCGTGCTCAACCCGCTCGGCATCCCGGGTCGAATGAACTTCGGCCAGGTGCTGGAGACTCACCTCGGGTGGATCGCCAAGCAGGGCTGGAAGGTCGAAGGCACCCCCGAGTGGGCCGTGCACCTGCCGGAGGAGGCCCGCGAGGCCGCTCCCGGCACGAAGGTCGCGACTCCGGTGTTCGACGGTGCGCACGAGGCGGAGATCGCAGGCCTGCTCGACTCGACGCTGCCCAACCGCGACGGCGAGCGTCTCATCGACAGCTCGGGCAAGACGACGCTGTTCGACGGTCGCTCCGGCGAGCCGTTCCCGGCGCCCATCTCGGTCGGCTACATGTACATCCTGAAGCTGCACCACCTCGTGGACGACAAGATCCACGCGCGTTCGACCGGCCCCTACTCGATGATCACCCAGCAGCCGCTCGGTGGTAAGGCGCAGTTCGGCGGCCAGCGCTTCGGTGAGATGGAGGTGTGGGCCCTCGAGGCCTACGGTGCCGCGTACGCGCTCCAGGAGCTCCTGACGATCAAGTCCGACGACATCGTCGGCCGCGTGAAGGTCTACGAGGCCATCGTCAAGGGCGAGAACATCCAGGAGCCCGGCATCCCCGAGTCGTTCAAGGTGCTCATGAAGGAGATGCAGTCGCTCTGCCTGAACGTCGAGGTGCTCTCGGCCGATGGCACGCCCGTCAACCTCCGAGACACGGATGACGAGGCCTTCCGCGCAGCGGAGGAGCTCGGCATCAACATCTCCAGCCGCTTCGAGTCCTCGTCGATCGACGAGATCTGA